From Paenibacillus physcomitrellae, the proteins below share one genomic window:
- a CDS encoding sensor histidine kinase has translation MIGKFLRERITWIAFVILQQALILFVAFVDAAIPFWPAAYIVFLSILAFLAFLVYRYFKEIRFYRSLQEWNTSLDKQGIQEPDSPFEQIIDASIAEQTERLREEVSRNQMLLESEKDDLLAWIHEVKTPLTAMHLMIERMEDAPMKANLTYEWLRIHLLLDQQLHSKRISFLENDLYIEKLNLKTLLVQEIRSLQSWCMQKGIGVELQLKAPEVYSDAKWLSFIFRQLLTNAIKYSESSDITIVSAMQEGQVVVEVQDEGRGIEAQDLPRIFDKGFTSTIRHGDQASTGMGLYLTRRAAEALSIRIQADSEPGRGTRMILIFSKRNEFVDMISM, from the coding sequence ATGATCGGCAAATTTCTGCGCGAGCGGATCACCTGGATTGCATTTGTAATCCTGCAGCAGGCTTTAATTTTGTTCGTCGCCTTTGTGGATGCGGCAATTCCTTTTTGGCCGGCAGCTTATATTGTGTTTTTGTCAATCCTGGCTTTTCTGGCGTTCCTTGTTTACCGGTATTTCAAAGAGATCCGCTTTTACCGGAGTCTGCAGGAATGGAACACCAGCTTGGACAAACAAGGCATCCAGGAGCCAGACAGCCCGTTCGAACAGATCATCGACGCCAGTATTGCCGAGCAAACGGAACGTCTGCGCGAGGAGGTCTCGCGGAATCAGATGCTGCTTGAAAGCGAGAAGGATGATCTGCTGGCCTGGATTCATGAAGTCAAAACACCGCTGACCGCCATGCATCTTATGATCGAGCGGATGGAGGACGCGCCCATGAAAGCCAATCTGACTTATGAATGGCTGCGCATCCACCTGCTGCTTGACCAGCAGCTGCATAGTAAGCGGATTTCCTTTCTCGAAAATGATCTGTACATTGAAAAGCTGAACCTCAAGACGCTGCTTGTCCAGGAGATCAGATCGCTGCAGTCCTGGTGCATGCAGAAAGGGATCGGGGTTGAGCTCCAGCTTAAGGCCCCGGAAGTATACAGTGACGCCAAATGGTTATCGTTCATCTTCCGCCAGCTGCTGACCAATGCAATCAAATACAGCGAGAGCAGCGATATTACGATCGTCAGTGCCATGCAGGAGGGGCAAGTCGTTGTGGAGGTGCAGGATGAGGGAAGGGGGATTGAGGCCCAGGATCTCCCCCGCATCTTTGACAAAGGGTTTACTTCGACGATCCGGCACGGGGATCAGGCATCGACCGGTATGGGACTATATCTGACACGCCGCGCGGCAGAAGCGTTGTCCATCCGGATTCAGGCCGATTCCGAGCCCGGCCGTGGCACCCGGATGATCCTTATTTTTTCGAAAAGGAATGAATTTGTGGATATGATAAGCATGTGA
- a CDS encoding ABC transporter ATP-binding protein translates to MSILEARKIHKIYGSKLNSQEVLKGIDIVIEEGEFVSIMGPSGSGKTTLLNVLSSIDKLSHGSIRINGVEMTNMKEKQLAEFRKRHLGFIFQDYNLLDTLTVKENILLPLSITKTPKGEANDRFKSVASELGILKLADKYPNEISGGQKQRTSAARAFIHEPSIIFADEPTGALDSKSASDLLNKLSELNRSRRSTIVMVTHDPVAASYCSRVIFIKDGQVYTQLNRGAQDRQVFFQDIMKTQGVLGGVQHEH, encoded by the coding sequence ATGAGTATATTGGAAGCCCGGAAAATTCATAAAATTTACGGCAGCAAGCTGAACAGCCAGGAGGTTCTGAAAGGGATCGACATCGTCATCGAAGAAGGGGAATTTGTGAGCATCATGGGCCCGTCGGGCTCGGGCAAAACGACCCTGCTGAACGTCCTGTCCTCCATCGACAAGCTGAGCCACGGCTCCATCCGCATTAACGGCGTGGAGATGACGAACATGAAAGAGAAGCAGCTGGCGGAGTTCCGCAAACGGCATCTCGGTTTTATTTTTCAGGATTACAACCTGCTGGATACGCTGACAGTCAAAGAAAACATCCTGCTGCCGCTCTCGATTACGAAGACGCCTAAAGGGGAAGCCAATGACCGCTTTAAGTCGGTGGCCTCCGAGCTTGGCATTCTGAAGCTTGCGGACAAATACCCGAACGAAATTTCGGGCGGGCAGAAGCAGCGGACCTCGGCAGCACGGGCGTTTATTCATGAGCCAAGCATAATTTTTGCCGATGAGCCGACAGGCGCCCTGGATTCGAAATCCGCGTCCGACCTGCTGAACAAGCTGAGCGAGCTGAACCGCAGCCGCCGGTCGACGATCGTGATGGTCACGCATGATCCGGTAGCCGCGAGCTACTGCAGCCGGGTTATTTTTATCAAGGACGGACAAGTATACACCCAGCTGAACCGCGGAGCTCAGGACCGGCAGGTGTTCTTCCAGGACATCATGAAAACGCAGGGCGTACTCGGCGGGGTGCAGCATGAACATTAA
- the fabV gene encoding enoyl-ACP reductase FabV, giving the protein MIIKPRTRGFICTTSHPVGCAAQVQQQIDYVKSQPAVKGPRNVLVIGASTGYGLSARIVAAFGSGANTVGVYRPSKSTQTRTASAGWYNSAAFEKAAEEAGLKSFSVTGDAFDADTKKRTAELIKRELGQVDMVIYSVATARKTDPATGEVFNSVLKPIGQTYTNKTVDFHNGTVTDISIEPATEEEIKATVEVMGGNDWQDWMQMLEEAGVLADGVITLAYSYLGPALTQPIYRDGSIGQAKDHLEATARRMNDQLAAKQGHAYVVVGKALVTQSSSAIPIVPLYISALYKVMKEKGIHEGTIEQMYRLFAERLYTEGDVPVDELNRIRIDDWEMREDVQQEVADIWNSVDSENIWKLTDLEGYRREFFQLFGFETEGVDYEADVNPEIEVPHQN; this is encoded by the coding sequence ATGATTATTAAACCAAGAACACGCGGCTTTATCTGCACCACTTCACATCCGGTCGGTTGTGCGGCGCAGGTCCAGCAGCAAATCGATTATGTAAAATCCCAGCCCGCTGTTAAAGGGCCCCGCAATGTGCTCGTCATCGGCGCTTCTACCGGCTACGGCCTGTCAGCGCGGATCGTGGCCGCATTCGGCTCCGGCGCCAACACGGTTGGCGTTTACCGTCCAAGCAAAAGCACCCAAACCCGCACAGCGTCTGCTGGCTGGTACAACTCTGCAGCCTTTGAGAAAGCAGCCGAAGAAGCAGGACTGAAATCGTTCAGCGTAACCGGCGATGCTTTTGACGCTGACACGAAGAAGCGCACGGCTGAGCTGATCAAACGTGAGCTTGGACAAGTGGACATGGTCATCTACAGCGTGGCTACTGCGCGCAAAACAGACCCGGCAACAGGCGAAGTATTTAATTCCGTGCTGAAGCCGATCGGACAAACCTACACCAACAAAACGGTTGATTTCCATAACGGCACGGTGACCGATATTTCGATTGAGCCGGCAACCGAAGAAGAAATCAAAGCCACCGTTGAAGTCATGGGCGGCAATGACTGGCAGGACTGGATGCAGATGCTCGAAGAAGCGGGCGTGCTGGCTGACGGCGTTATTACGCTGGCCTATTCTTACCTTGGTCCTGCGCTTACCCAGCCGATTTACCGTGACGGCTCCATCGGTCAAGCCAAAGATCATTTGGAGGCTACCGCCCGCCGGATGAACGATCAGCTTGCCGCTAAACAGGGACATGCTTATGTCGTGGTCGGCAAAGCGCTTGTGACGCAATCCTCCTCCGCCATCCCGATTGTGCCGCTGTACATTTCGGCGCTTTACAAGGTGATGAAGGAGAAAGGTATTCACGAAGGTACGATTGAGCAAATGTACCGTCTATTTGCGGAGCGTTTGTATACCGAAGGCGATGTGCCTGTCGATGAACTAAACCGCATCCGTATTGACGATTGGGAAATGCGCGAAGATGTGCAGCAGGAAGTGGCTGACATCTGGAACAGCGTGGACAGCGAGAACATCTGGAAGCTGACCGATCTGGAAGGCTACCGCAGAGAGTTCTTCCAGTTGTTCGGCTTTGAGACCGAAGGCGTGGATTACGAAGCGGACGTGAACCCGGAGATTGAAGTTCCGCACCAAAACTAA
- a CDS encoding metal-dependent hydrolase yields the protein MQLIYHGHSTIQLQTNGKSLIVDPFLSGNQLATVKPEDIKADAVLLTHAHADHILDAAPIAKANNAPVIANPELATYLTWQGVEQTIGMNIGGTVDLGFATAKMTHAFHSSGIIDEANKTVIYGGMPAGFIIKAEGKTIVHAGDTGLFGDMKMIGDMNEIDVVFLPIGDHFTMGPEDALQAAVWYNAKLVVPIHYDTFPPIKQDADAFVSQLEAKGLKGKVLQPGEALEI from the coding sequence ATGCAGCTTATTTATCATGGACATTCTACGATTCAGTTACAAACCAACGGCAAATCTCTGATTGTCGATCCTTTTCTGAGCGGCAATCAGCTTGCAACCGTTAAACCTGAAGACATTAAAGCCGATGCGGTGCTGCTGACCCACGCCCATGCCGACCATATCCTGGACGCGGCTCCGATCGCCAAAGCGAATAACGCTCCAGTAATCGCCAATCCTGAATTGGCTACTTACCTGACTTGGCAGGGGGTTGAACAAACGATCGGCATGAACATTGGCGGAACCGTAGACCTTGGTTTTGCCACAGCCAAAATGACGCATGCCTTCCACAGCTCCGGTATAATCGACGAAGCGAATAAAACGGTCATTTACGGCGGCATGCCAGCCGGTTTTATTATTAAAGCGGAAGGCAAAACGATTGTTCACGCCGGCGATACCGGTTTGTTTGGCGACATGAAAATGATCGGCGACATGAACGAAATCGACGTGGTATTCCTGCCGATCGGCGACCATTTTACCATGGGTCCTGAAGATGCACTCCAGGCTGCGGTTTGGTATAACGCCAAACTGGTTGTGCCTATTCATTACGATACCTTCCCGCCGATCAAACAAGATGCGGATGCGTTCGTAAGCCAACTGGAGGCCAAAGGCCTGAAAGGCAAAGTGCTGCAGCCGGGCGAAGCGCTTGAAATCTAA
- a CDS encoding ABC transporter permease, with protein MNINHLIWRNLRKNLKNYYLYVFALIFSSALYFSFVTLQYDPSMDETKGSVKGGAALGAASVLLVAIVAIFLLYANSIFIKRRSKEIGLFQLIGMTKQRIFRILSAENLMLYFGSLIVGILVGFTFSRLMLMILFKIIGIETETAMNFSSQALGQTLIIFCGIYLLIMLMNYLFIARQSILSLFRVRSSTEAKVSKLSFWEIVMGLLGITFIGAGYYVSSKLFGGDFVSMVQLFGAMLFILAAVIIGTYLFYKGSVSFISKMIRRSKGGYLGITDVLSLSSIMFRMKSSALMLTIITTVSALAIGLLSLSYISYYSAEKSAADSVPLDFALTKVGDADVLGKALADNGIGYTVKRVEVIHVPADIKAIQDGGASALISSGGNHIDLAVVGDKSDDKLDLAPDEAVFAGGNDLLQKFLPLKDSGSINLISAGQSIPLKYLGLRGEHVISSQYSIGTMPTLVVDQSLFDRMKTEAEEVFNYNGVQITDPAQLQQANDIFHRELYQMKGDPLSRQDLMHNQRLNMGLIMFIVGFLGLTFLITSGCILYFKQTGESEEEKDSYTILRKLGFTRGDLQKGIRVKQVFNFGIPLIVGLCHSYFAVQSGWFLFGTEVWTPMIIVMVLYTALYSIFGILSVQHYKKVIKQAL; from the coding sequence ATGAACATTAATCACCTGATCTGGCGCAATCTGCGCAAAAATCTCAAAAACTATTATCTGTACGTATTTGCTCTGATCTTCAGCTCGGCCTTGTATTTCTCGTTTGTCACCCTGCAGTATGACCCGTCCATGGACGAAACAAAAGGCTCCGTTAAAGGCGGGGCGGCGCTGGGAGCGGCCTCCGTACTGCTGGTGGCGATCGTGGCGATCTTTCTGCTGTACGCCAACAGTATTTTTATCAAGCGCCGCAGCAAGGAGATTGGTTTGTTTCAATTGATCGGCATGACGAAGCAGCGGATTTTCCGTATTCTGAGCGCTGAGAATCTGATGCTGTACTTCGGTTCGCTTATCGTGGGCATTCTGGTAGGGTTCACTTTCTCCAGGCTCATGCTGATGATTTTGTTCAAAATTATCGGGATCGAAACGGAAACGGCGATGAACTTTTCCAGTCAGGCTTTGGGCCAGACGCTCATCATCTTCTGCGGCATTTATCTGCTGATTATGCTGATGAACTATTTGTTTATTGCGCGTCAGAGCATTTTGTCCCTGTTCAGGGTCCGCTCCTCCACAGAAGCTAAAGTCAGCAAGCTGTCCTTCTGGGAAATCGTAATGGGCCTGCTCGGCATCACCTTTATTGGGGCCGGGTATTATGTTTCCTCCAAGCTGTTCGGAGGGGATTTCGTCTCCATGGTTCAACTGTTTGGGGCTATGCTGTTTATTCTGGCAGCGGTTATTATCGGGACTTATTTGTTTTATAAAGGCTCTGTCAGCTTTATCTCCAAAATGATCCGGAGAAGCAAAGGCGGCTATCTGGGCATTACAGATGTGTTGTCCCTGTCTTCGATTATGTTCCGCATGAAATCCAGCGCGCTGATGCTGACGATCATTACCACCGTTTCGGCGCTGGCGATCGGTCTGCTGTCCTTGTCTTACATCTCTTATTACTCCGCGGAGAAGTCGGCTGCCGATTCAGTGCCGCTTGATTTTGCGCTTACGAAGGTAGGGGACGCCGATGTGTTAGGCAAAGCGTTGGCCGACAACGGCATCGGCTATACGGTGAAACGGGTGGAGGTCATTCATGTGCCGGCGGATATTAAAGCCATCCAGGACGGCGGGGCCAGCGCGCTGATCTCCAGCGGCGGTAATCATATTGATCTGGCCGTAGTCGGAGACAAGTCGGACGATAAGCTGGATTTGGCTCCGGACGAAGCGGTATTTGCCGGCGGTAATGATCTGCTGCAAAAGTTTCTGCCGCTTAAGGATTCGGGCAGCATCAATCTTATTTCGGCCGGTCAGTCTATTCCATTGAAGTATCTCGGCCTTCGCGGGGAGCATGTGATTTCTTCGCAGTATTCCATAGGAACCATGCCTACGCTGGTCGTGGATCAGTCTTTATTCGACCGTATGAAGACGGAAGCGGAAGAAGTTTTTAACTATAACGGCGTGCAGATTACCGATCCGGCGCAGCTGCAGCAAGCCAATGACATTTTCCACAGAGAGCTTTACCAGATGAAGGGGGATCCGCTTTCCAGACAGGATCTCATGCACAACCAGCGTCTAAATATGGGACTCATTATGTTTATCGTCGGATTTCTGGGGCTTACTTTCCTGATTACTTCGGGCTGTATCCTGTACTTCAAACAGACAGGTGAAAGCGAAGAGGAGAAGGACAGCTACACCATTTTGCGCAAGCTTGGCTTTACGCGCGGGGATTTGCAGAAGGGCATCCGGGTGAAGCAGGTCTTTAACTTCGGTATTCCGCTCATCGTCGGCCTCTGCCACAGTTATTTTGCCGTGCAGTCCGGCTGGTTTCTGTTCGGAACCGAGGTGTGGACCCCGATGATCATCGTCATGGTGCTGTATACCGCGCTTTATTCCATCTTTGGTATTCTGTCTGTTCAGCATTATAAAAAGGTGATCAAACAAGCGCTTTAG
- a CDS encoding aminopeptidase, which translates to MKDFEVMLNKYAELVVKVGVNIQPGQILLVNAPLETVDFTRLIVAKAYEAGAKFVQVDWDDEQVTRIRYEKASDESFGYYPKWQADTMEQLAESGGAVLHIKVPNPELFKGIDSSKVAKQVKAAAVAREKYQSYVRSNKVVWSLIKAPTRDWANKVFADLPEEERVSAMWEAVFKMNRVKADNDPIQAWKEHIATLKETQNRMNTKRYKALHYRAPGTDLRVELPEGHLWLGGGDNAESGTYFVANMPTEEIYTMPKRTGVNGTVASTMPLNLNGRLVEGIKLTFKDGKVVEYDAESGREHLSSLLETDEGASYLGEVALVPHLSPISQMNRIFYNTGIDENASCHFALGSCYPVNIEGGTKLSKDELKAKGGNVSLTHVDFMIGSAELEIDGELEDGSVEAVFRAGNWA; encoded by the coding sequence ATGAAAGATTTTGAAGTTATGCTGAACAAATATGCAGAGCTGGTTGTCAAGGTTGGCGTCAACATTCAGCCCGGACAAATTCTGCTGGTGAACGCGCCGCTGGAAACGGTGGATTTTACGCGTTTGATCGTTGCTAAAGCTTATGAAGCCGGAGCGAAATTCGTCCAGGTGGATTGGGACGATGAGCAGGTAACGCGCATTCGCTATGAGAAAGCGTCCGACGAGTCGTTCGGGTATTACCCGAAATGGCAGGCGGATACGATGGAGCAGCTGGCTGAAAGCGGCGGGGCCGTCCTACATATCAAGGTTCCGAATCCGGAGCTGTTCAAGGGCATCGATTCCTCTAAGGTGGCGAAACAAGTAAAAGCCGCCGCGGTTGCGCGGGAGAAATATCAGTCTTACGTACGCAGCAACAAGGTCGTCTGGTCTCTGATCAAAGCTCCGACGCGCGACTGGGCTAACAAAGTATTTGCTGATCTTCCGGAAGAGGAACGGGTATCTGCGATGTGGGAAGCGGTGTTCAAGATGAACCGGGTTAAGGCGGACAACGATCCGATCCAGGCCTGGAAGGAGCATATTGCCACGCTAAAAGAAACGCAAAACCGCATGAACACGAAACGTTACAAAGCGCTGCACTACCGCGCGCCGGGCACGGATCTGCGTGTGGAGCTGCCGGAAGGCCATCTGTGGCTTGGAGGCGGCGATAACGCCGAATCCGGTACTTATTTTGTAGCGAATATGCCAACCGAAGAAATTTACACGATGCCTAAGCGCACCGGCGTAAACGGCACGGTTGCCAGCACGATGCCGCTGAACCTGAACGGCCGGCTGGTGGAAGGCATCAAGCTGACGTTCAAGGACGGCAAAGTAGTGGAATATGACGCTGAGTCCGGACGCGAGCATTTGAGTTCGCTGCTGGAGACTGATGAAGGCGCGTCTTATCTGGGCGAGGTGGCGCTGGTACCGCATCTGTCGCCGATTTCACAGATGAACCGCATCTTCTACAACACCGGCATTGATGAAAATGCCTCCTGCCATTTCGCTTTGGGTAGCTGTTATCCGGTGAACATCGAAGGCGGCACCAAGCTGAGCAAAGACGAATTGAAGGCGAAAGGCGGCAACGTCAGCCTGACGCATGTCGATTTCATGATCGGCTCCGCGGAGCTGGAAATTGATGGCGAGCTGGAGGACGGCAGCGTGGAAGCCGTGTTCCGCGCCGGTAACTGGGCCTAG
- a CDS encoding MFS transporter, translated as MSHSSLLKGFNFFYFALLAIFIPFLPVYLDDQGLNPSQIGVIIGTGGVITIIAQPLWGMISDRTKTIRKVLIVLLILSALTGFGLYASSSYSLLVGLAMLTYFVLMPIDPLTESLNFRVSEAAGTSYGSIRTFGALGYGVMALLSGYFMTYLGAHSLAYLFAGLALVSLVLTISMPDAPVAGKPVTLKSLKAFLGSKETLLFLLLVFISSVPARMNDTFLGVYIKELGGSSSLVGQAWFLAAGSEIAVFALSFWWLRPGRELITISIAGAFYFVRFFVSAWVTDPHWLAYIQLLQLLTFPVFYSSAIQYLYRIVPAEWRATGQTVLALLFFGVSGIIASYAGGALYEAAGGQLLFLLISALSLAGMVFGWILYAVYGRRARFLKES; from the coding sequence ATGAGCCATTCATCTTTGCTTAAAGGCTTTAATTTTTTTTATTTCGCGCTGCTGGCGATTTTTATTCCGTTCCTGCCGGTATATCTGGATGACCAGGGGCTGAACCCGTCCCAGATCGGTGTTATCATCGGCACGGGAGGCGTCATTACGATTATCGCCCAGCCGCTGTGGGGCATGATCAGCGACCGGACCAAAACGATCCGCAAGGTGCTCATCGTTCTGCTGATTTTATCCGCCCTGACCGGATTCGGCCTGTATGCTTCAAGCTCCTACAGCCTGCTGGTCGGGCTGGCCATGCTGACTTATTTCGTGCTGATGCCGATCGACCCGCTGACGGAAAGCCTGAACTTCCGGGTTTCGGAGGCGGCTGGCACCAGCTACGGCTCTATCCGCACGTTCGGCGCGCTTGGATACGGCGTCATGGCACTGCTGTCCGGCTATTTTATGACTTATCTCGGCGCCCACAGCCTCGCTTATCTGTTCGCCGGCCTGGCCCTCGTCAGCCTGGTGCTCACCATCAGCATGCCCGACGCTCCGGTGGCAGGCAAGCCGGTAACGCTGAAGAGCCTTAAAGCCTTCCTCGGCAGCAAGGAGACGCTGCTGTTTCTGCTGCTGGTGTTTATCAGCTCGGTTCCAGCCCGTATGAATGACACGTTCCTCGGCGTTTATATCAAAGAGCTCGGCGGCAGCTCCAGCCTTGTCGGACAAGCCTGGTTCCTTGCCGCAGGCTCGGAAATCGCCGTGTTTGCCCTCAGCTTCTGGTGGCTGCGCCCCGGCCGCGAGCTGATTACCATTTCGATTGCCGGCGCGTTTTATTTCGTCCGGTTCTTCGTCAGCGCCTGGGTGACCGATCCGCATTGGCTGGCGTACATCCAGCTCCTGCAGCTGCTGACCTTCCCGGTCTTCTATTCGTCGGCGATTCAGTATTTGTACCGGATCGTGCCGGCCGAATGGCGGGCGACCGGACAGACGGTTTTGGCCCTGCTGTTCTTTGGCGTATCGGGCATCATAGCTTCTTATGCGGGCGGAGCTTTATATGAAGCCGCCGGCGGTCAGCTGCTGTTCCTGCTGATCTCCGCCTTGTCTTTGGCCGGCATGGTGTTCGGCTGGATTCTCTATGCCGTTTACGGCAGGAGAGCAAGATTTTTGAAAGAATCTTGA
- a CDS encoding response regulator transcription factor — protein MFRILLIEDDQTLFQEVKERLTQWSYEVYGIGDFSQVLQEYTAIQPDLVLIDIQLPKFDGFHWCRMIRAHSNVPIIFLSSRDHPTDMVMSMQLGADDYVQKPFHFEVLVAKIQAILRRVYNYSSDPAAAFKTWCGAAVDYEKNTVTNETGAVELTRNESLILKQLIEHKNKVVSREELIRSLWEDERFVSDNTLTVNLNRLRKKLEEIGLGQQIETKVGLGYMAVEEDAL, from the coding sequence TTGTTTAGAATCTTATTGATTGAAGACGATCAAACCTTATTCCAGGAGGTCAAAGAGCGGCTGACGCAGTGGTCCTATGAAGTATACGGGATAGGCGATTTCAGTCAGGTGCTTCAGGAATATACGGCGATCCAGCCCGATCTCGTGCTGATTGATATTCAGCTGCCCAAGTTTGACGGCTTCCATTGGTGCCGGATGATCCGGGCGCATTCCAATGTGCCGATCATCTTCCTGTCGTCCCGCGACCATCCGACGGATATGGTCATGTCCATGCAGCTTGGTGCGGACGACTACGTCCAGAAGCCGTTTCATTTCGAGGTGCTGGTTGCCAAGATTCAGGCTATTCTGCGGAGAGTCTATAATTACAGCAGCGATCCGGCAGCAGCATTTAAAACCTGGTGCGGAGCGGCCGTCGATTACGAGAAAAATACCGTAACCAACGAAACAGGCGCCGTAGAGCTCACCCGGAATGAGAGCCTGATCCTGAAGCAGCTGATCGAGCACAAGAACAAGGTGGTCAGCCGGGAAGAGCTGATCCGCAGCTTATGGGAAGACGAGCGCTTCGTAAGCGATAATACGCTGACCGTCAATTTGAACCGGCTGCGCAAGAAGCTGGAGGAGATCGGGCTCGGCCAGCAGATCGAAACCAAGGTGGGCCTTGGATACATGGCTGTGGAAGAGGACGCTCTATGA
- a CDS encoding exodeoxyribonuclease III: MRLVSWNVNGLRAAVSKGFQDYFNRVDADIFCVQETKLQAGQITMEHGEEYEQYWNYAVKKGYSGTAVFTRIKPLSVWYGLEEDSEAEGRTITLEFEAFYLVNVYTPNAKRDLSRLPYRLEWEDRFRQYLQNLDSRKPVIVCGDLNVAHQEIDLKNAVSNRGNSGFTDEERAKMTDLLGSGFVDTFRHFYPDTTDVYSWWSYMMKVRERNIGWRIDYFLASERLLPLLRDAKIDTAILGSDHCPVILEMDDLT, encoded by the coding sequence ATGAGACTGGTATCATGGAACGTTAATGGCTTGAGGGCCGCAGTGAGCAAAGGGTTTCAGGATTATTTCAACCGCGTGGACGCCGATATTTTCTGCGTGCAGGAGACCAAACTCCAGGCCGGGCAAATTACGATGGAGCATGGGGAAGAATATGAGCAGTATTGGAATTATGCGGTGAAGAAAGGTTACTCCGGCACCGCGGTATTTACCCGGATCAAACCTTTGTCCGTCTGGTACGGACTGGAGGAGGATTCGGAGGCCGAGGGACGCACCATTACGCTGGAATTCGAAGCTTTTTATCTCGTGAATGTATACACGCCTAATGCAAAAAGAGATCTGTCCCGCCTGCCCTACAGGCTGGAATGGGAGGACCGGTTCCGGCAGTATCTGCAGAACCTGGACAGCAGGAAGCCGGTTATCGTCTGCGGCGATCTGAATGTGGCTCATCAGGAGATCGATCTGAAAAATGCCGTATCTAACCGCGGCAACTCCGGTTTCACCGATGAGGAGCGGGCTAAAATGACCGATCTGCTCGGATCGGGATTTGTGGATACGTTCCGTCATTTCTATCCGGACACGACAGACGTTTACAGCTGGTGGTCTTATATGATGAAGGTCAGGGAACGGAACATCGGCTGGCGCATCGACTATTTCCTGGCCTCCGAGCGGCTGCTGCCGCTGCTGCGCGATGCCAAGATCGACACGGCCATTCTGGGCAGCGATCACTGCCCGGTTATTCTGGAGATGGATGATCTGACTTAA
- a CDS encoding S-layer homology domain-containing protein: MVKSVKSTESTNSTKSAKRKMAAGFAALCLSAALGSQVFAADAGFSDLSGVNGQDKILSLQEKGLLKGTGNAEFHPAASLTNAEAVQMIANGLSVIASAQAAEAAEKGVFINVVDTAWYAQAFLDASSKGLDIDNAVVPSEAMTREQYTAYLVQIVEKWANLPMVNLVPKDIADDADLNPVYQGAVQRALAWKITALDENGKFNPKGSITRAEAAVMLYNMIEFVNAHPFAAPAPAGE, from the coding sequence ATGGTAAAATCCGTAAAATCGACAGAATCGACGAATTCAACGAAATCGGCGAAACGTAAAATGGCGGCTGGATTCGCGGCCCTTTGCTTGTCCGCTGCCCTCGGCAGCCAGGTATTCGCAGCAGATGCAGGCTTCAGCGACCTGAGCGGCGTGAACGGCCAGGACAAAATCCTGTCTTTGCAGGAAAAAGGCCTGCTTAAAGGAACCGGCAATGCCGAATTCCATCCGGCCGCCAGCCTGACCAACGCTGAAGCGGTGCAGATGATCGCCAACGGCTTGTCGGTCATTGCGTCCGCGCAAGCTGCTGAAGCCGCCGAGAAAGGCGTGTTCATCAATGTGGTAGATACCGCTTGGTATGCGCAGGCTTTCCTGGACGCTTCGAGCAAAGGGCTGGATATTGACAACGCGGTCGTTCCTTCCGAGGCGATGACCCGTGAGCAGTACACCGCATACCTGGTGCAGATCGTCGAGAAATGGGCCAACCTGCCTATGGTTAATCTCGTTCCAAAAGACATCGCTGATGATGCGGATTTGAATCCGGTTTACCAAGGCGCGGTGCAGCGGGCTTTGGCCTGGAAAATCACGGCGCTGGATGAAAACGGCAAATTCAATCCTAAAGGCAGCATAACCCGCGCTGAAGCGGCTGTTATGCTGTACAACATGATTGAATTCGTGAATGCCCATCCTTTCGCGGCTCCGGCTCCTGCCGGCGAGTAA